A region from the Desulfurobacterium pacificum genome encodes:
- a CDS encoding 5-formyltetrahydrofolate cyclo-ligase, which yields MTKEAIRRFIKQKRLLLSKDEVTQLSTKIEEKLYNLFSNAKSFLFYYPFKNEVTLLNLAEKLLQAGKTVAFPKTEGKEIIPVAVNNLRELSPGKFSIPEPPLNPEKILKTIDIAFVPGIAFDLNCFRIGYGGGFYDRFLAKWKIGTKIGICFDFQVVEKIPTDPFDVPMNAVITEKREIRRKEWN from the coding sequence ATGACAAAAGAGGCTATACGCCGATTTATAAAACAAAAGAGGCTTTTGTTATCAAAAGATGAGGTAACACAGCTATCAACAAAAATAGAAGAAAAACTCTATAACCTTTTCTCAAACGCCAAGTCTTTCCTATTTTACTACCCTTTCAAAAACGAAGTGACGCTTCTCAACTTAGCAGAAAAGTTGCTGCAAGCTGGCAAAACCGTAGCTTTTCCGAAAACAGAAGGAAAGGAAATCATTCCAGTAGCCGTCAACAATCTCAGAGAACTGTCACCCGGAAAATTCTCAATTCCAGAACCCCCTCTCAACCCCGAAAAAATACTCAAGACCATAGACATCGCTTTCGTGCCAGGCATAGCTTTTGACCTCAACTGCTTTCGCATAGGATACGGAGGCGGTTTCTACGACCGATTCCTTGCTAAATGGAAAATCGGAACTAAAATTGGTATCTGCTTTGACTTTCAGGTAGTGGAAAAAATCCCCACTGACCCCTTTGACGTCCCCATGAACGCAGTAATTACAGAAAAAAGAGAGATAAGGAGGAAAGAATGGAACTAA